One part of the Prochlorococcus marinus str. MIT 9313 genome encodes these proteins:
- a CDS encoding thymidylate synthase has translation MLSSQKAPSLVAAALLAVMGLLGMHQEQALMVSGTWSSGEDVTSRLAEREATLNLRSEAEALLLSFTRAQMTRFYWGEFASSLDELGLTVGEPLIAHVQRSKNLTMLWLAPQHGEEAYLSIVRRDSSGTRLERLHCRGNVSRLKQPFLGRCPDGWSAFLPLKNI, from the coding sequence ATGCTGAGCTCACAGAAAGCCCCATCGCTTGTAGCCGCAGCCCTTTTGGCAGTGATGGGTTTGTTGGGGATGCATCAGGAGCAGGCGCTCATGGTTTCTGGAACTTGGTCGAGTGGTGAAGATGTGACGTCTCGTTTAGCGGAACGGGAGGCCACTCTCAACCTGCGCAGCGAGGCCGAAGCGTTGTTGTTGTCTTTCACCCGAGCTCAGATGACACGTTTCTATTGGGGTGAGTTTGCCTCGTCGTTGGATGAGCTGGGCCTGACTGTCGGAGAACCTCTCATCGCACATGTGCAACGATCAAAAAACCTCACCATGTTGTGGCTGGCTCCTCAACATGGTGAGGAAGCCTATTTATCCATTGTTCGTCGTGACAGCAGCGGGACTAGGCTCGAGAGACTTCATTGCAGAGGCAATGTTTCCAGATTGAAGCAACCCTTTTTGGGTCGATGCCCAGATGGATGGAGTGCATTTTTGCCTTTAAAAAACATTTGA
- a CDS encoding 4'-phosphopantetheinyl transferase family protein: MPLPLNSRSVLALWLFPMQAPLMPISPEEEQWAGRLSARRSRQFRQSRGYVRDALADLWQVSALEIPLQAPPGKPPELANGWGYISFSHCQDALLVGWSPQRVGVDLERSDRPIAAELLARRYFCADDQSALCHLRGAALRDAVLEQWLSKEAAIKWQRGSLAADLIHWRCGVDSVFAVHEVLGHQVDVHRIHHNLWSMAVVSDFSAMSNAPMLCLV; the protein is encoded by the coding sequence ATGCCGCTTCCACTCAATAGCCGAAGCGTACTGGCGTTGTGGTTATTTCCGATGCAGGCCCCTTTGATGCCTATCAGTCCGGAGGAGGAGCAATGGGCTGGGCGATTGTCTGCGCGGAGATCAAGGCAGTTCAGACAGTCTCGTGGCTATGTACGTGATGCCCTCGCTGACCTGTGGCAAGTGTCTGCACTTGAGATTCCATTGCAGGCACCTCCAGGCAAGCCTCCAGAGCTGGCAAATGGCTGGGGATACATCAGCTTCAGTCACTGCCAAGATGCATTGCTGGTGGGTTGGTCGCCGCAACGGGTCGGGGTGGATTTGGAGCGTAGTGACCGTCCTATTGCTGCTGAGTTGCTTGCACGTCGTTATTTCTGTGCTGACGATCAGTCAGCTCTCTGCCATTTGAGGGGTGCAGCTTTGCGGGATGCCGTGCTTGAGCAATGGCTAAGTAAAGAAGCAGCGATTAAATGGCAGCGGGGCAGCCTGGCGGCGGATCTGATTCATTGGCGTTGTGGGGTCGACTCTGTGTTTGCTGTTCATGAGGTATTGGGGCATCAGGTCGATGTGCATCGAATTCATCACAATCTTTGGAGCATGGCGGTGGTGAGTGATTTCAGTGCGATGTCTAATGCACCAATGCTCTGCTTAGTTTGA
- the bcp gene encoding thioredoxin-dependent thiol peroxidase: MTLKIGDPAPDFNLPNQDGTLVQLASLRGQRVVIYFYPKDDTPGCTKEACNFRDQWERFEANDIKVLGISKDGATSHTKFIKKYQIPFTLLSDAEPCPVASSYESYGLKKFMGREYMGMMRHSFVVDPKGNLELIYLKVKAATMADQILKDLGLD; this comes from the coding sequence ATGACCCTGAAGATTGGTGATCCAGCACCTGATTTCAATCTCCCCAATCAGGACGGCACCCTCGTTCAGCTGGCATCACTAAGAGGTCAACGAGTTGTGATCTACTTCTATCCGAAGGACGACACCCCTGGGTGCACGAAGGAAGCCTGCAATTTCCGCGACCAATGGGAACGCTTCGAGGCCAATGACATCAAGGTGCTTGGTATCAGCAAAGACGGTGCTACATCCCACACCAAATTCATCAAAAAGTATCAGATTCCTTTCACCCTTCTTAGCGACGCGGAACCCTGCCCAGTGGCCAGCTCCTACGAAAGCTATGGGCTCAAAAAATTTATGGGACGCGAATACATGGGCATGATGCGCCATAGCTTTGTCGTAGATCCAAAGGGCAATCTGGAACTGATTTATCTAAAGGTGAAAGCCGCAACGATGGCCGATCAAATCCTCAAAGACTTGGGGCTCGACTAA
- a CDS encoding type III pantothenate kinase yields the protein MRPSPPRCVGRRHLKVEVVRHCLLIGNSRWHWAEYQADEWQFCHSVPNPLKLQTLEAPLLAWAAVGPIPAGVALDPNRRLGLGDVPLTRMPVWLGIDRALAAWGALRRAHTSGMSSSGLLVADAGTVLSLTRVTAAGDFAGGQLVPGLRLQLRAMEQGTQGLIDPGIGSVSAEPFPFATAEAMRRGSLQALLGTLLEAQREAALPLWLCGGDASVLQEALSQRGLDVVHHPNLVLEGMVDVHDRISRAPSL from the coding sequence ATGCGGCCTTCACCTCCCAGGTGTGTTGGGCGAAGGCATCTAAAGGTGGAGGTTGTTAGGCATTGCCTCTTGATTGGCAACAGTCGCTGGCATTGGGCCGAGTATCAGGCTGATGAATGGCAGTTTTGCCATAGCGTTCCCAATCCGCTCAAGCTTCAAACGCTTGAGGCTCCTCTTTTGGCATGGGCTGCTGTTGGTCCGATCCCTGCGGGAGTTGCCTTGGATCCGAACCGGCGCTTGGGGTTGGGGGATGTGCCCTTAACCCGAATGCCTGTATGGCTCGGCATTGATCGAGCTTTGGCGGCCTGGGGTGCGTTGAGAAGAGCTCACACCAGCGGGATGTCGTCTTCAGGCCTGCTTGTGGCCGATGCAGGCACAGTGTTGAGCTTGACGCGAGTGACGGCCGCTGGTGATTTCGCTGGTGGACAGTTGGTGCCGGGTTTACGTCTGCAGCTACGTGCCATGGAGCAGGGGACCCAAGGTCTGATTGATCCAGGCATTGGCTCAGTTAGTGCTGAACCATTTCCTTTCGCCACGGCCGAGGCCATGCGTCGGGGCAGCCTCCAGGCACTGCTTGGCACTCTTCTAGAGGCTCAGCGTGAGGCTGCACTACCGCTTTGGTTATGTGGAGGTGATGCCTCGGTTCTTCAGGAAGCACTCAGTCAGAGGGGTCTTGATGTGGTGCATCATCCGAATCTTGTCTTGGAGGGGATGGTTGACGTGCACGATCGGATTAGTCGAGCCCCAAGTCTTTGA
- a CDS encoding phosphoadenylyl-sulfate reductase, translating into MTDGSIDTVSTATSTAAGQSPSVQVASTLEMPLEDARIHLANLSAQKRLEWALKQFGQGFVLTTSFGIQSAVLLHMLHGLDGGSVVPVVWVDTGYLPAETYFYADQLTRQLGLDLKVVQSTMSPARMEAIYGRLWETGSVKDLETYHRIRKVEPLEQALDDLRVHCWASGVRSDQTDYRRSMAFLDLIRDRLSLRPLLDWTPKEVFYYMQEHQLPQHPLFEKGYSTVGDWHSSAPDGGGASGRETRFGGLKQECGLHLPGVLGEGI; encoded by the coding sequence ATGACTGATGGCTCCATTGATACGGTTTCCACTGCCACGTCTACTGCGGCAGGCCAATCTCCGAGTGTGCAGGTTGCCTCGACTCTCGAGATGCCTCTGGAGGATGCACGGATACACCTTGCCAATCTTTCTGCCCAGAAGCGTCTTGAGTGGGCACTGAAACAGTTTGGTCAAGGCTTTGTTCTGACAACGAGCTTCGGCATTCAATCAGCTGTTCTGCTGCACATGCTCCATGGTCTTGATGGTGGTTCGGTGGTCCCTGTGGTCTGGGTGGATACGGGCTATCTACCAGCAGAGACCTATTTCTATGCGGATCAGCTCACGCGTCAGCTTGGGTTGGATTTAAAGGTGGTTCAAAGCACAATGTCTCCCGCTCGGATGGAGGCTATCTATGGCCGGCTCTGGGAGACAGGTTCGGTGAAGGATCTGGAGACATATCACCGTATTCGCAAGGTGGAGCCCCTCGAGCAGGCTCTGGATGATCTCCGTGTGCATTGCTGGGCCAGTGGGGTGCGCAGTGATCAGACCGACTATCGGCGCTCAATGGCTTTTTTGGACCTGATTCGTGATCGCCTTTCATTGAGGCCTTTACTCGACTGGACTCCCAAGGAGGTTTTCTATTACATGCAGGAGCATCAGTTGCCGCAGCATCCTCTGTTTGAAAAGGGTTACTCCACGGTCGGCGATTGGCATTCCAGTGCTCCCGATGGGGGGGGGGCTTCTGGACGGGAGACACGCTTTGGAGGTCTTAAGCAGGAATGCGGCCTTCACCTCCCAGGTGTGTTGGGCGAAGGCATCTAA